In Monodelphis domestica isolate mMonDom1 chromosome 4, mMonDom1.pri, whole genome shotgun sequence, one DNA window encodes the following:
- the LOC100022852 gene encoding olfactory receptor 52H1-like, with protein MVTFNLSGYNPDIFVLVGIPGLEQFHIWIGIPFCAIYLVAVVGNSVLLYLIIMERSLHEPMFFFLSLLASTDLILSTAGVPKTLSIFWFGAREITFSGCLTQMFLIHYSFVLDSAILLAMAFDRYVAICSPLRYSTILTPQAIIKIIVGICFRSFFIIFPVIFLLKRLPFCQTRTIPHTYCEHIGVARLSCADISINIWYGFAVPIMTVISDVVLIAVSYTLILHAVFRLPSHDARQKALGTCGSHVCVILMFYTPAFFSILAHRFGHNVPRTFHIMFANLYIVIPPALNPIVYGVKTKQIRDKIIILFSPKGTQ; from the coding sequence ATGGTCACATTTAACTTGAGTGGCTACAACCCAGATATCTTTGTCCTGGTGGGGATTCCAGGGCTAGAACAGTTCCACATCTGGATTGGCATTCCCTTCTGTGCCATTTACCTCGTAGCTGTAGTGGGAAACTCAGTCTTGCTGTACCTCATCATCATGGAGCGCAGCCTCCATGAGCCCatgttcttcttcctctccctcctggcTTCCACTGATCTGATCCTGTCCACAGCTGGTGTTCCCAAAACCCTCAGCATCTTCTGGTTTGGAGCCAGGGAGATCACCTTCTCTGGATGCCTCACTCAGATGTTCTTAATTCACTACAGCTTTGTTTTAGACTCAGCCATTCTGCTGGCCATGGCATTTGACCGTTATGTGGCCATCTGTTCCCCACTGAGATATAGCACCATCCTGACTCCACAAGCCATCATCAAGATCATAGTAGGCATCTGCTTTCGCAGCTTCTTCAtcattttcccagtaattttctTGTTGAAGCGCCTGCCCTTCTGCCAGACACGAACCATCCCTCACACATACTGTGAACACATTGGTGTGGCCCGCCTCTCCTGTGCTGACATCTCCATCAACATCTGGTATGGCTTTGCTGTGCCCATTATGACTGTAATATCAGATGTAGTGTTGATTGCTGTCTCTTACACACTTATCCTCCATGCTGTCTTCCGACTCCCATCTCATGATGCCCGTCAGAAAGCATTGGGGACCTGTGGTTCTCATGTCTGTGTCATCCTTATGTTTTACACGCCAGCCTTCTTCTCCATCCTTGCCCACCGATTTGGACACAATGTTCCTCGAACCTTCCACATTATGTTTGCCAACCTCTACATAGTAATCCCACCAGCCCTCAACCCTATTGTCTATGGAGTGAAGACAAAGCAAATAAGAGACAAAATCATCATCTTGTTCTCTCCAAAAGGAACCCAGTGA